In Pseudomonas alcaliphila JAB1, a single window of DNA contains:
- a CDS encoding transporter substrate-binding domain-containing protein produces MKPSNTDSKPFGLLRKLALASCLVGASLSAHADLDDIKSKGVMTVATEDDYAPFNFIVDGKPEGFHKELLEDLKPYAKAQGFDVKQEILPWTGLLASVSSGQYDMAFTGALVTDDRLRVFNFAPPFASAQHFYVKRAGDDRLSDIASLCGKTVGLQAGSALLARLPELKKMMEAEGCKIGKVTEYPSYPEAYADLANGRLDYVINALISVNDLVKTRGDTFAKGIAVSGDGFAAWPVPKNSPELLEFLTGFMTEVRDSGRLAELQTKWFGEAFPAMPKEPITKVEQFHELAGM; encoded by the coding sequence ATGAAGCCATCGAATACCGATTCCAAACCCTTCGGCCTGCTGCGCAAGCTGGCCCTGGCCAGTTGCCTGGTCGGCGCCTCGCTGAGCGCCCACGCCGACCTCGACGACATCAAGAGCAAGGGCGTGATGACTGTTGCCACCGAGGATGACTACGCGCCGTTCAACTTCATCGTCGATGGCAAGCCGGAAGGTTTTCACAAGGAACTGCTGGAGGACCTGAAGCCCTACGCCAAGGCGCAGGGCTTCGACGTGAAGCAGGAAATCCTGCCCTGGACCGGCCTGCTCGCCTCGGTTTCGTCCGGCCAGTACGACATGGCCTTTACCGGCGCCCTGGTCACCGACGACCGCCTGCGCGTGTTCAACTTCGCCCCGCCTTTCGCCTCGGCGCAGCACTTCTACGTCAAGCGCGCCGGTGACGATCGCCTCAGCGACATCGCCAGCCTGTGCGGCAAGACTGTCGGCCTGCAGGCCGGCAGCGCCCTGCTCGCGCGCCTGCCGGAGCTGAAGAAGATGATGGAGGCCGAAGGTTGCAAGATCGGCAAGGTCACCGAGTATCCGTCCTACCCCGAAGCCTACGCCGACCTGGCCAACGGCCGTCTGGACTACGTGATCAACGCGCTGATTTCGGTCAACGACCTGGTCAAGACCCGCGGCGACACCTTCGCCAAGGGCATCGCCGTGTCCGGCGACGGCTTCGCCGCCTGGCCAGTACCGAAGAACAGCCCCGAGCTGCTGGAGTTCCTCACCGGCTTCATGACCGAGGTGCGCGACAGCGGTCGCCTGGCCGAGCTGCAGACCAAGTGGTTCGGCGAAGCCTTCCCGGCCAT